From one Trachemys scripta elegans isolate TJP31775 chromosome 14, CAS_Tse_1.0, whole genome shotgun sequence genomic stretch:
- the ZNF750 gene encoding zinc finger protein 750, which yields MSLLKERKPKKPHYIPRPPGKPFKYKCFQCPFTCNEKSHLFNHMKYGLCKNSITLVSEQDRVIKCPKSGSLEPKQINQIEPTAKPTSSKSITNGLSNLDSKPQYAFSKDDAKENIELQNQTTNKSAQGQKLVIQKELTPASTTTESVINMQPGLDGIVRPSAFVPVGEHRHSKGPETNEVAEMISLSNSNNKSLPFHAKSAFHAPNHPWKSGSTFIPPEFPHKIPPTKGFGPIPPYMHPMIPEYSPPFYEHGLAIYAPYLLPSNSPECENSVLSVYGTQDQRHFLPHPGPLPKPINPSSYEHYRLLPQYHSSPPVPYGFCRPTDPPFYRFPHVAGISRDTSSHLMEETTLLYPTSSSPSQQYSLSSHKKQTDYEKEIPLLHAKNHSKEDPNERENAKMSPRAGSAATGSPGRPSPTNFTQTSHVCEGLFDLSNKSSSTVTEKYDQQEENFSALRLARKSIDQSTLLQNVQNQQDRDSSTSIHVIGEDTHVQTECQAKNEASLSNTEDDTGITPLNLSKKPDTHTGVVHEHLYKNASKMEIQSFIELQDMPLNLSVKDSYNTVSLKTSFQHSSHDAGTATTPNNENENSEDVYNTMNPNSARDKPSFTAQSTEVQDLRVIDNSDEQKQTAAVALCQLAAYSPSKMRLDKEEQSSQDCSTPCTEPTLSPSDTQDNHRNHKAKGQKRTNQKESAKAQQGSKRVRPNDCSRVFTLRKRTRVS from the exons ATGAGTCTCCTCAAAGAGCGCAAACCAAAGAAACCTCATTATATCCCAAGGCCTCCAGGAAAACCATTTAAATATAAGTGTTTTCAGTGCCCCTTTACTTGCAATGAGAAATCCCACCTTTTTAACCATATGAAGTACGGTCTCTGCAAAAACTCAATTACTTTAGTATCAGAGCAGGATAGAGTTATCAAGTGCCCAAAGTCTGGTTCCTTGGAGCCCAAACAGATCAATCAGATAGAACCTACAGCTAAACCAACTTCTTCTAAATCTATCACAAATGGTCTATCAAATCTTGATTCTAAGCCTCAATATGCTTTTTCAAAAGATGATGCCAAGGAAAATATAgaattacaaaatcagacaacaAATAAATCAGCTCAAGGACAAAAGCTTGTAATACAGAAGGAATTAACTCCTGCCAGTACTACCACAGAAAGTGTAATCAACATGCAGCCTGGTTTGGATGGCATTGTAAGGCCCTCAGCTTTTGTTCCTGTAGGAGAGCACAGACATAGTAAAGGCCCAGAAACTAATGAGGTTGCTGAAATGATATCCCTGTCTAATTCGAACAACAAAAGCTTGCCTTTTCATGCAAAGTCTGCATTTCATGCTCCAAACCATCCATGGAAATCAGGTTCTACTTTTATCCCACCAGAGTTTCCACATAAAATTCCTCCCACAAAAGGTTTTGGTCCCATTCCACCTTACATGCATCCAATGATTCCAGAGTATTCACCCCCTTTTTATGAGCATGGACTGGCTATCTATGCACCTTACTTGCTTCCAAGTAACTCACCAGAGTGTGAAAACTCTGTGCTGTCTGTCTATGGGACCCAAGATCAAAGACATTTTCTTCCCCACCCAGGGCCACTCCCAAAGCCAATAAATCCATCATCATATGAGCACTACCGATTACTTCCTCAATATCATTCCAGTCCCCCAGTGCCATATGGATTTTGCAGACCAACAGATCCTCCATTTTATAGATTTCCACATGTAGCTGGTATTAGTAGAGATACAAGTTCTCATCTAATGGAGGAAACTACTTTGCTGTACCCAACTTCTTCAAGTCCATCTCAACAATACTCATTAAGCTCCCATAAAAAGCAGACTGATTATGAAAAAGAAATTCCACTGCTGCATGCCAAAAACCACTCAAAAGAAGACCCAAATGAAAGAGAGAATGCCAAAATGAGCCCCCGTGCAGGGAGCGCAGCAACAGGCTCACCTGGTAGACCCAGCCCAACTAACTTCACTCAGACAAGCCATGTTTGTGAAGGCCTGTTTGACCTCTCTAACAAATCATCTTCCACTGTAACTGAGAAGTATGACCAACAGGAAGAAAATTTCTCAGCCCTCAGACTTGCGAGGAAAAGCATAGATCAATCAACTCTACTTCAAAATGTGCAGAACCAGCAAGATAGAGATTCATCTACCAG TATTCACGTCATTGGGGAAGATACACATGTGCAGACTGAATGTCAAGCAAAGAATGAGGCCTCTCTGTCCAACACAGAGGACGACACAGGGATAACTCCGCTTAATCTTTCAAAGAAGCCTGACACACACACGGGAGTTGTTCATGAACACCTGTACAAAAATGCTTCCAAAATGGAAATTCAGAGTTTTATTGAATTGCAAGACATGCCTCTGAATCTCTCAGTGAAAGATTCCTATAACACCGTCAGCCTGAAAACTTCATTTCAGCATTCATCACATGATGCTGGGACTGCCACCACTCcaaacaatgaaaatgaaaattctgaagATGTATACAACACAATGAATCCTAACAGTGCCCGTGACAAGCCTTCTTTCACAGCACAGAGTACTGAAGTCCAAGATTTAAGAGTAATTGACAATTCtgatgaacaaaaacaaacagcagctgTTGCTCTTTGTCAGCTAGCTGCATATAGTCCTAGTAAAATGAGACTGGACAAGGAAGAGCAAAGTTCTCAAGACTGTAGTACTCCATGTACAGAGCCTACCCTCAGTCCTTCAGATACTCAGGATAATCACCGCAATCACAAAGCAAAAGGACAAAAAAGGACAAATCAAAAAGAATCCGCAAAAGCACAGCAAGGGTCTAAAAGAGTAAGACCCAATGACTGCAGCAGAGTGTTTACTCTGAGAAAGAGAACACGAGTATCATAA